The Amycolatopsis viridis genome window below encodes:
- a CDS encoding NAD(P)/FAD-dependent oxidoreductase produces MALSVDVLIVGAGPTGLFAAYYAGFRGLSTAVVDSLPEAGGQVTAMYPEKLIYDVGGFPAVRGRDLVKGLLEQAAPWHPRYLLGRKAEELRRGADGLDVVLDGGEVVHAGAVLITAGIGEFTPRPLPAGDGWLGRGMVHFVPSLDAHAGQDVVVVGGGDSAFDWVLALHPLASSVTLVHRRAKFRAAESIVAQARELGVRIITDAEVTELRPGPDGALAEVEVRVKDAEALVLPAQAVVAALGFTADLGPLENWGLDIHQRAIRVDSTMATGVERVFAAGDVAAYPGKVKLIATGFGEAATAVNNIAVTLDPEAHLFPGHSSNP; encoded by the coding sequence ATGGCTCTGTCAGTGGACGTGCTGATCGTGGGGGCGGGTCCGACGGGCCTGTTCGCCGCCTACTACGCCGGGTTCCGCGGTCTGTCGACGGCGGTCGTGGACTCCCTGCCCGAGGCCGGCGGTCAGGTCACCGCGATGTACCCGGAGAAGCTGATCTACGACGTGGGCGGGTTCCCCGCGGTGCGCGGCCGGGATCTGGTCAAGGGCCTGCTCGAACAGGCCGCGCCGTGGCACCCGCGGTACCTGCTCGGGCGCAAGGCCGAGGAGCTGCGCCGCGGCGCCGACGGGCTGGACGTGGTGCTCGACGGCGGTGAGGTGGTGCACGCGGGCGCGGTGCTGATCACGGCCGGGATCGGCGAGTTCACGCCCCGGCCGTTGCCCGCCGGGGACGGCTGGCTCGGCCGCGGCATGGTTCACTTCGTGCCGTCGCTGGACGCCCACGCCGGGCAGGACGTGGTGGTCGTTGGCGGCGGCGATTCGGCGTTCGACTGGGTGCTGGCGCTGCACCCGCTCGCGTCCAGCGTGACGCTCGTGCACCGGCGCGCGAAGTTCCGCGCGGCCGAGTCGATCGTCGCGCAGGCCCGCGAGCTGGGGGTGCGGATCATCACCGACGCCGAGGTCACCGAGCTGCGCCCGGGGCCGGACGGCGCGCTCGCCGAGGTCGAGGTGCGGGTGAAGGACGCGGAGGCGCTGGTGCTGCCCGCGCAGGCGGTGGTGGCCGCGCTCGGGTTCACCGCCGATCTCGGGCCGCTGGAGAACTGGGGCCTGGACATCCACCAGCGGGCCATCCGCGTCGACTCGACCATGGCGACCGGGGTGGAGCGCGTGTTCGCCGCCGGTGACGTGGCGGCCTACCCCGGCAAGGTCAAGCTCATCGCGACCGGGTTCGGCGAGGCCGCGACCGCGGTGAACAACATCGCCGTCACGCTCGACCCGGAGGCCCACCTGTTCCCGGGGCACTCCAGCAACCCGTGA
- a CDS encoding S1 family peptidase — MRRLLLAAAACLLALGVLGQPAAARPDLVGGVSADQPYPFVASLQTTAGRHFCGASLIAPQWLLTAAHCVHDQTANAFTARVGSNDRTQGGEIGRPDRVISHPGYNPNGPGGDIALVHLASPVQAAPIGLATPAAAGTPVRLLGWGQTCPTPGCGAPPIDLQQLDTTLVEVTRCAAIDAATELCTDSPGGKSGACYGDSGGPELLRAGDRWLLLGLTSRSGNNDSTCTTAPSIYTSAVAYTQWIAEQTAPPPAAPAPAPAPAPSPAPTTSPAPPTTTVPTTTVPTTTVPTTTAPAV, encoded by the coding sequence GTGAGACGACTCCTGCTGGCCGCCGCCGCCTGCCTGCTCGCCCTAGGCGTGCTCGGACAGCCGGCGGCGGCCCGGCCGGACCTGGTCGGCGGCGTGTCCGCGGACCAGCCCTACCCGTTCGTGGCGTCGCTGCAAACGACCGCGGGCCGGCACTTCTGCGGGGCGTCGCTGATCGCGCCGCAGTGGCTGCTGACCGCCGCGCACTGCGTCCACGACCAGACGGCGAACGCGTTCACGGCCCGCGTCGGCAGCAACGACCGCACGCAGGGTGGCGAGATCGGCCGCCCCGACCGGGTCATCTCCCACCCGGGCTACAACCCGAACGGCCCGGGCGGGGACATCGCACTGGTCCACCTGGCGAGCCCGGTGCAGGCCGCGCCGATCGGGCTGGCTACGCCGGCCGCGGCCGGCACGCCGGTCCGGCTGCTCGGCTGGGGCCAGACCTGTCCGACCCCAGGGTGCGGAGCCCCGCCGATCGACTTGCAGCAGCTCGACACGACGCTGGTCGAGGTGACGCGGTGCGCCGCGATCGACGCCGCGACGGAACTGTGCACGGACTCCCCGGGCGGCAAGTCCGGCGCCTGCTACGGCGATTCCGGCGGACCGGAGCTGCTCCGCGCCGGTGACCGGTGGCTGCTGCTCGGCCTGACCAGCCGCTCCGGCAACAACGACTCGACGTGCACGACCGCGCCGTCGATCTACACCTCGGCGGTGGCGTACACGCAGTGGATCGCCGAGCAGACCGCGCCCCCGCCGGCCGCCCCGGCACCCGCGCCCGCTCCGGCACCCAGCCCGGCTCCCACCACCAGCCCCGCGCCGCCGACGACCACGGTGCCTACGACCACGGTGCCGACGACCACCGTGCCGACGACCACGGCGCCGGCGGTGTGA
- a CDS encoding lipid droplet-associated protein: MKPFPLPLRVAAGLAVTAAERARDLPKTLLGLPVTVISGVLQFSMRMQQQITELAIRGDDALSSLRPVEETPSWATFDEDLTTDRSPAEEPRSNGHRPDAVLADVADSPWEQEERALGEEHAEGEFDSPAGTGDGPLGLDNYDELTLPQLRARLRRFSLDELEELLAYERAHGNRAQFVGMLARRITNVQRANATGDADAE; this comes from the coding sequence ATGAAGCCGTTCCCGCTTCCCCTCCGCGTCGCCGCAGGACTCGCCGTGACCGCCGCCGAGCGCGCCCGTGACCTGCCGAAGACGCTGCTCGGCCTGCCCGTCACGGTGATCTCCGGCGTGCTCCAGTTCTCCATGCGCATGCAGCAGCAGATCACCGAGCTGGCCATCCGCGGTGACGACGCCCTGTCGTCACTCCGCCCGGTCGAGGAGACGCCCAGCTGGGCCACCTTCGACGAGGACCTGACCACGGACCGCTCGCCGGCCGAGGAACCACGCAGCAACGGCCACCGCCCGGACGCCGTCCTCGCCGATGTCGCCGACAGCCCCTGGGAGCAGGAGGAACGCGCCCTGGGCGAGGAGCACGCCGAGGGCGAGTTCGACAGCCCGGCCGGCACCGGCGACGGCCCGCTCGGCCTGGACAACTACGACGAGCTCACGCTCCCCCAGCTGCGCGCCCGCCTGCGCCGCTTCTCCCTGGACGAACTCGAGGAGCTGCTGGCCTACGAGCGCGCCCACGGCAACCGGGCGCAGTTCGTGGGCATGCTGGCCCGGCGCATCACCAACGTGCAGCGCGCCAACGCCACCGGGGACGCCGACGCGGAGTGA
- the glpX gene encoding class II fructose-bisphosphatase, giving the protein MTSGTDSPSTTRRREAPDRNLAMELVRVTEAAAMAAGRWVGKGDKNAGDGAAVDAMRQLISTVSMRGVVVIGEGEKDEAPMLYNGEEVGNGDGPACDVAVDPIDGTTLMAKGMPNALAVLAVAERGAMFDPSAVFYMEKLAVGPEAAGVVDLSAPVAENIRRVAKAKHSDVSDVTVCILDRPRHEKLVQEVREAGARIRFISDGDVAGAIAAARPTTGVDMLLGIGGTPEGIITACAMKCLGGELQGRLWPKDDAEREKAIGAGHDLDRVLTTDDLVRGDNVFFCATGVTDGDLLRGVHYRAGGATTQSIVMRSKSGTVRMIDGYHRLTKLRAYSSVDFDGVLTGSPDDDVVPPLP; this is encoded by the coding sequence ATGACCAGCGGCACCGATTCCCCGAGCACGACCAGACGCCGGGAAGCGCCGGATCGCAACCTCGCGATGGAACTGGTGCGCGTCACCGAAGCCGCCGCGATGGCGGCGGGCCGGTGGGTCGGCAAGGGCGACAAGAACGCCGGCGACGGTGCGGCCGTCGACGCGATGCGCCAGCTGATCTCGACCGTCTCGATGCGCGGTGTCGTCGTCATCGGTGAGGGCGAGAAGGACGAAGCCCCGATGCTCTACAACGGCGAAGAGGTGGGCAACGGGGACGGCCCGGCCTGCGACGTCGCCGTCGACCCGATCGACGGCACCACCCTGATGGCGAAGGGCATGCCGAACGCCCTGGCGGTGCTCGCGGTCGCCGAGCGCGGCGCGATGTTCGACCCGTCGGCGGTCTTCTACATGGAGAAGCTGGCCGTCGGACCGGAGGCCGCGGGCGTGGTGGACCTGTCCGCGCCGGTCGCGGAGAACATCCGCCGGGTCGCGAAGGCCAAGCACAGCGACGTGTCCGACGTGACGGTCTGCATCCTGGACCGGCCGCGGCACGAGAAGCTGGTCCAGGAGGTCCGCGAGGCGGGCGCCCGGATCCGCTTCATCTCCGACGGTGACGTCGCCGGCGCGATCGCCGCGGCCCGCCCGACCACCGGCGTGGACATGCTGCTCGGCATCGGCGGCACGCCCGAGGGCATCATCACCGCCTGCGCGATGAAGTGCCTGGGCGGGGAGCTGCAGGGCCGGCTGTGGCCGAAGGACGACGCCGAGCGCGAGAAGGCGATCGGGGCCGGTCACGACCTCGACCGCGTGCTCACCACGGACGACCTGGTGCGCGGCGACAACGTGTTCTTCTGCGCGACCGGCGTCACCGACGGCGACCTGCTGCGCGGCGTGCACTACCGCGCCGGCGGCGCGACGACCCAGTCGATCGTGATGCGGTCCAAGTCGGGCACGGTGCGGATGATCGACGGCTACCACCGCCTGACCAAGCTGCGCGCCTACTCGTCGGTGGACTTCGACGGCGTCCTGACCGGCTCCCCCGACGACGACGTGGTGCCCCCGCTGCCGTGA
- a CDS encoding aldo/keto reductase, translating into MRRRILGGTGIEVSEYTLGAMMFGAWGNQDHDESIRMIHTALDAGINFVDTADIYSDGESEVIVGKALKGRRDDVVLATKGHFERLGGGGSNSRRWLTKALDASLRRLDVDHVDLYQVHRPDHLTDIDETLSALSDFVRAGKVRAVGSSVFPAEQIVEAQWVAERRGHVRFRTEQPPYSILNRGIEAHVLPTTQRYGMGVLTWGPLAAGWLSGRYSKPSDVDLQAGRVAVQNHKFDPAMPGNAAKLAATNELKKIAAELGRPLTHLALAFVRSHPAVTSAIIGPRTPEQLTDLLAGADLVLDDEVLDRIDEIVPPGVDLNAADPDYTPPALADKSLRRR; encoded by the coding sequence ATGCGACGACGGATTCTCGGCGGCACCGGCATCGAGGTCAGCGAGTACACGCTGGGTGCGATGATGTTCGGCGCGTGGGGCAACCAGGATCACGACGAGTCGATCCGCATGATCCACACCGCGCTCGACGCCGGCATCAACTTCGTCGACACGGCGGACATCTACTCCGACGGCGAGAGCGAGGTCATCGTCGGCAAGGCGCTGAAGGGGCGCCGTGACGACGTGGTCCTGGCGACCAAGGGGCACTTCGAAAGACTCGGCGGCGGCGGCAGCAACTCCCGCCGCTGGCTGACCAAGGCACTGGACGCCAGCCTGCGGCGCCTCGACGTCGACCACGTGGACCTGTACCAGGTCCACCGGCCCGACCACCTGACCGACATCGACGAGACCCTGTCCGCGCTCTCGGACTTCGTGCGCGCCGGCAAGGTGCGTGCGGTCGGGTCGTCGGTCTTCCCGGCCGAGCAGATCGTCGAGGCGCAGTGGGTCGCCGAGCGGCGCGGGCACGTGCGGTTCCGCACCGAGCAGCCGCCGTACTCGATCCTCAACCGCGGCATCGAAGCGCACGTCCTGCCGACCACCCAGCGTTACGGCATGGGCGTCCTGACCTGGGGGCCGCTGGCGGCGGGCTGGCTGTCCGGCCGGTACTCGAAGCCGTCCGATGTGGACCTGCAGGCCGGCCGGGTCGCCGTGCAGAACCACAAGTTCGACCCCGCCATGCCCGGGAACGCGGCGAAGCTGGCGGCGACGAACGAGCTGAAGAAGATCGCCGCCGAGCTGGGCCGCCCGCTGACGCACCTGGCGCTGGCGTTCGTGCGCTCGCACCCGGCGGTCACCTCGGCGATCATCGGGCCGCGCACGCCGGAGCAGCTCACCGACCTGCTGGCCGGTGCGGACCTGGTGCTCGACGACGAGGTCCTGGACCGGATCGACGAGATCGTCCCGCCGGGCGTCGACCTCAACGCGGCCGACCCCGACTACACGCCGCCCGCGCTCGCGGACAAGTCCCTGCGCCGCCGCTGA
- a CDS encoding exodeoxyribonuclease VII small subunit, which produces MTEELDYEQARDQLIEVVRELEAGGLSLEQSLALWEKGEHLAKLCERHLEGARHRIEDALKSVEDPTGDEG; this is translated from the coding sequence GTGACCGAAGAACTCGACTATGAACAGGCCCGCGACCAGCTCATCGAGGTCGTCCGCGAGCTGGAGGCGGGCGGCCTGTCCCTGGAGCAGTCGCTGGCGCTGTGGGAGAAGGGCGAGCACCTCGCGAAGCTCTGCGAGCGGCACCTGGAAGGCGCGCGTCACCGGATCGAGGATGCCCTGAAGTCCGTGGAGGACCCGACCGGCGACGAGGGGTGA
- a CDS encoding zf-HC2 domain-containing protein produces the protein MDCATAREAISATLDGEDPGVAPAALDEHLTRCAACVAWQDEAAAVTRLVRLEPAATAPDVTERVLGHAPPRTAGGDWPRWALGLAAAAQMSIAVSLLSGPHAMAGGMAVQPGSHLEHESAAFNFAVAVALLWAAAKPGQARSQLPVLLSFTAVLGGLSLLDALGGRVGWERLASHLPLVFGVCCAALIARRDGRWPWPGNRAGARPGRRAGRGGSAHELAQPGTPSREHQPPAARRRVA, from the coding sequence ATGGACTGTGCGACCGCGCGCGAGGCGATCTCGGCCACTCTGGACGGTGAGGACCCCGGGGTGGCTCCCGCCGCGCTGGACGAGCACCTCACGCGCTGCGCGGCATGCGTGGCCTGGCAGGACGAGGCCGCGGCCGTGACCCGGCTGGTGCGCCTCGAACCGGCCGCCACCGCGCCGGATGTGACCGAGCGTGTGCTGGGCCACGCGCCGCCACGCACCGCCGGAGGCGACTGGCCGCGCTGGGCGCTCGGGCTCGCCGCAGCCGCCCAGATGTCGATCGCCGTGTCGTTGCTGTCCGGGCCGCACGCGATGGCAGGCGGGATGGCGGTCCAGCCCGGCTCCCACCTGGAGCACGAGTCCGCGGCGTTCAACTTCGCTGTCGCGGTCGCGCTGCTGTGGGCGGCCGCGAAACCCGGGCAGGCCCGCAGTCAGCTACCGGTGCTGCTCAGTTTCACCGCCGTGCTGGGCGGGCTGTCCCTGCTGGACGCGCTGGGCGGCCGGGTCGGCTGGGAACGCCTCGCCAGTCACCTGCCGCTGGTGTTCGGCGTGTGCTGCGCGGCGCTGATCGCGCGCCGGGACGGCCGGTGGCCGTGGCCGGGCAACCGGGCGGGCGCCCGGCCTGGGCGCAGAGCGGGCCGCGGCGGCAGCGCGCACGAGCTCGCCCAGCCGGGCACGCCGTCCCGCGAGCATCAGCCGCCGGCGGCCCGGCGCAGGGTGGCCTGA
- the xseA gene encoding exodeoxyribonuclease VII large subunit, whose product MSAEPTSAENPWPVRTVARKIAEWINRLGSVWVEGQVTQVNARPGTQTAFLTLRDPAADVSMTVTCPTGLLRGIEPPLRDGASVVVFAKPTFYLGRGTISLRASEIRAVGIGELLARIERLRRLLAAEGLFAAERKRRLPFLPKGIGLITGRASAAERDVLVNAHARWPAAPFQVVNTAVQGVQAVPQIVKALHMLDADPSVEVIVIARGGGSVEDLLPFSDETLCRAVAAARTPVVSAIGHEPDTPLLDHVADVRCSTPTDAGKRVVPDVKEETERVRQLRDRARRALHGWVDTQCRLLDQLRSRPVLADPMGPVDRRADEIELHRERGRRAVLNLVSHEQAAIAGARGTLAALGPAATLERGYAVVQYRDEAGNLQVLRHISEVAEGTPLRVRVVDGAVHAVARSTEPGE is encoded by the coding sequence GTGAGCGCCGAACCCACCAGCGCGGAGAACCCGTGGCCGGTCCGCACCGTCGCCCGCAAGATCGCCGAGTGGATCAACCGGCTCGGCTCGGTGTGGGTCGAGGGCCAGGTCACGCAGGTCAACGCCCGCCCCGGCACGCAGACCGCGTTCCTCACGCTGCGCGACCCGGCTGCCGACGTGTCCATGACCGTCACCTGCCCGACCGGCCTGCTGCGCGGCATCGAACCGCCGCTGCGGGACGGCGCGAGCGTGGTCGTCTTCGCCAAACCGACGTTCTACCTGGGGCGCGGCACCATCTCGTTGCGGGCGAGCGAGATCCGCGCGGTCGGCATCGGTGAGCTGCTCGCCCGCATCGAACGGCTGCGCCGCCTGCTTGCCGCCGAGGGCCTGTTCGCCGCGGAGCGCAAGCGCCGCCTGCCGTTCCTGCCCAAGGGCATCGGCCTGATCACCGGCCGCGCGTCGGCCGCGGAACGGGACGTGCTGGTCAACGCGCACGCTCGTTGGCCGGCCGCGCCGTTCCAGGTGGTCAACACCGCGGTGCAGGGCGTGCAGGCCGTGCCGCAGATCGTCAAGGCGCTGCACATGCTGGACGCCGACCCGTCCGTCGAGGTCATCGTCATCGCGCGCGGTGGCGGCAGTGTGGAGGACCTGCTCCCGTTCTCCGACGAGACCCTGTGCCGCGCGGTCGCGGCGGCACGCACGCCCGTGGTCAGCGCGATCGGGCACGAGCCGGACACACCGCTGCTGGACCACGTCGCCGACGTGCGCTGCTCCACGCCGACCGACGCCGGCAAGCGCGTGGTGCCGGACGTCAAGGAGGAGACCGAGCGGGTGCGGCAGCTGCGGGACCGGGCCCGGCGCGCCCTGCACGGCTGGGTGGACACCCAGTGCCGGCTGCTCGACCAGCTGCGCAGCCGGCCCGTCCTGGCCGATCCGATGGGCCCGGTCGACCGGCGGGCCGACGAGATCGAGCTGCACCGGGAACGCGGCCGGCGCGCCGTGCTCAACCTCGTCTCGCACGAACAGGCCGCCATCGCCGGCGCTCGCGGCACGCTGGCCGCGCTCGGCCCGGCGGCGACCCTCGAGCGCGGGTACGCCGTCGTGCAGTACCGCGACGAGGCGGGCAACCTCCAGGTGCTCCGGCACATCTCTGAAGTTGCGGAGGGAACTCCGCTGCGCGTGCGCGTCGTCGACGGAGCGGTGCACGCGGTGGCGCGATCGACTGAACCCGGGGAGTAG
- a CDS encoding sigma-70 family RNA polymerase sigma factor, with translation MDDDEITRHAFLAARGDQVAAERFVSATQRQLHRLLTYLSDPGAAEDLVQETYLRAFAALPSFAGRSPARMWLLSIAKRVAADHLRTSRRRPRTNQVEDWVATAEQSGAHTPDHGRLVVLRALIAGLEPERREAFVLTQVVGLSYADTAEVCECAVGTIRSRVFRAREDLAAALSPARRAASLG, from the coding sequence GTGGACGACGACGAGATCACCCGGCACGCCTTCCTGGCCGCCCGCGGCGATCAGGTGGCCGCCGAGCGGTTCGTGTCGGCGACGCAGCGGCAGCTGCACCGGCTGCTCACCTACCTGTCCGACCCCGGCGCCGCCGAGGACCTCGTGCAGGAAACCTACCTGCGTGCCTTCGCCGCCCTGCCGTCCTTCGCCGGTCGGTCACCGGCCCGGATGTGGCTGCTGTCGATCGCCAAGCGCGTCGCCGCGGACCACCTGCGCACCAGCCGGCGGCGCCCGCGGACCAACCAGGTGGAGGACTGGGTCGCGACCGCCGAACAGAGCGGCGCGCACACGCCGGACCACGGCCGGCTCGTCGTGCTGCGCGCGTTGATCGCCGGGCTGGAGCCGGAACGCCGGGAGGCGTTCGTGCTCACCCAGGTCGTCGGTCTGTCCTATGCGGACACGGCTGAGGTGTGCGAGTGCGCGGTCGGCACCATCCGGTCCCGCGTGTTCCGGGCCCGCGAGGATCTGGCCGCCGCGCTCAGTCCGGCCCGCCGGGCCGCATCACTGGGCTGA
- a CDS encoding TetR/AcrR family transcriptional regulator yields the protein METEKPLTPAAERILTVAEELFYANGIHAIGVDTIAAEAGVTKKTLYDRFGSKAELVALYLRRRDERWRDWVHGYADPRAAPQRRILRVFDALADWMSMANRRGCAFVNAHAELPAADHPAQQVIAASKEWLLDYLRQLAAEAGARNPARLAEALLILIEGATVVASLDVLPTAVAAAKRVAKSLVDEATAAR from the coding sequence GTGGAGACGGAAAAGCCGCTGACCCCGGCCGCTGAACGGATCCTCACGGTCGCCGAGGAACTGTTCTACGCCAACGGGATCCACGCGATCGGCGTCGACACGATCGCCGCCGAGGCCGGGGTCACCAAGAAGACCCTCTACGACCGGTTCGGGTCGAAGGCCGAACTGGTCGCGCTCTACCTGCGCCGCCGGGACGAGCGGTGGCGGGATTGGGTGCACGGGTACGCGGACCCGCGCGCGGCGCCGCAGCGCCGCATCCTGCGCGTGTTCGACGCCCTCGCCGACTGGATGAGCATGGCGAACAGGCGCGGATGTGCGTTCGTGAACGCGCACGCCGAGCTGCCCGCGGCCGACCACCCGGCGCAGCAGGTGATCGCGGCCTCCAAGGAGTGGCTGCTGGACTACCTGCGGCAGCTCGCGGCCGAGGCCGGGGCGCGCAACCCGGCACGGCTGGCGGAAGCGTTGCTGATCCTGATCGAGGGCGCCACGGTGGTCGCTTCGCTGGACGTGCTGCCGACCGCGGTGGCCGCGGCGAAGCGGGTGGCGAAGTCGCTGGTCGACGAGGCGACCGCGGCGCGCTGA
- a CDS encoding helix-turn-helix transcriptional regulator, with protein sequence MDGADLGAFLKARRAALDPRELGLPEGITRRRVPGLRREELAQLAGISVDYLTRLEQGRAPNVSDEVLDSLARALRLAPDERTYLHNLAVPRRKRPGWCPAQQVRPALQQLLDAMAVPAFVFGRYLDVLAWNDLGGILTFDFGSVRAEDRNMAKLFFLNEDEARALHPEFDQVCQDLVANLRAEAGRCPDDARLPQLIGELSLGSERFRRLWAGHHVRDKAHGHKLIHNPLVGELHLRYETFRLPDEPDQALLTYTAEPGSESERALGSLASWISTEDVDQATLRRAAGG encoded by the coding sequence ATGGACGGAGCTGATCTCGGGGCGTTCCTCAAGGCGCGGCGCGCGGCGCTGGATCCGCGCGAGCTGGGACTGCCCGAGGGGATCACCCGGCGGCGGGTCCCCGGGCTGCGGCGCGAGGAGCTGGCCCAGCTGGCCGGGATCAGCGTCGACTACCTGACCCGGCTGGAGCAAGGCCGCGCACCCAACGTGTCGGACGAGGTGCTCGATTCGCTCGCCCGGGCGTTGCGGCTGGCTCCGGACGAGCGCACCTACCTGCACAACCTCGCCGTCCCGCGGCGCAAGCGGCCGGGCTGGTGCCCCGCCCAGCAGGTGCGGCCGGCGCTCCAGCAGCTGCTGGACGCGATGGCCGTGCCGGCGTTCGTCTTCGGCCGCTACCTGGACGTGCTGGCCTGGAACGATCTCGGCGGCATCCTCACCTTCGACTTCGGTTCGGTGCGGGCCGAGGACCGCAACATGGCCAAGCTGTTCTTCCTCAACGAGGACGAGGCCCGCGCCCTGCACCCCGAGTTCGACCAGGTCTGCCAGGACCTGGTGGCGAACCTGCGGGCCGAGGCGGGCCGGTGCCCGGACGATGCGCGGCTGCCCCAGCTGATCGGTGAGTTGTCACTGGGCAGCGAGCGGTTCCGGCGGTTGTGGGCCGGGCACCACGTGCGGGACAAGGCCCACGGCCACAAGCTCATCCACAATCCGCTGGTCGGCGAGCTGCACCTGCGGTACGAGACGTTCCGCCTGCCGGACGAACCCGACCAGGCGCTGCTCACCTACACGGCGGAGCCCGGCTCGGAGTCCGAGCGGGCGCTGGGGTCGCTCGCCAGCTGGATCAGCACCGAGGACGTCGATCAGGCCACCCTGCGCCGGGCCGCCGGCGGCTGA
- a CDS encoding class II fumarate hydratase, with the protein MAEQEYRIEHDTMGEVKVPADALYRAQTQRAVENFPISGRGLERAQIRALGLLKAAAARVNARFGVLDDDLAAAIAAAADEVAAGEHDAHFPIDVFQTGSGTSSNMNANEVIATLASRALGTDVHPNDHVNASQSSNDTFPTTIHIAATEAVLTDVVPALTHLAETIERRAGEWQDIVKSGRTHLMDAVPITLGQEAGAWAAQVRFGIERLESGLGRLGELPIGGTAVGSGLNAPEGFGAAVAEELATVTGLPLTEARNHFEAQASQDSVVETSGHLRTVAVSLAKIANDLRWLGSGPRTGLAELQLPDLQPGSSIMPGKVNPVIPEATLQVVAQVIGNDAAVAYAGSQGNFQLNVNLPVIARNVLESARLLAAVSRLLADKVIAGITVNGERTRAYAEGSPSIVTPLNKYIGYEEAAAVAKQALKELKTIREVVVERGYIEQGKLTEAQLDEALDVLRMARGGR; encoded by the coding sequence ATGGCTGAACAGGAATACCGGATCGAACACGACACGATGGGCGAGGTGAAGGTGCCCGCGGACGCGCTGTACCGGGCCCAGACCCAGCGCGCCGTCGAGAACTTCCCGATCTCCGGCCGCGGCCTCGAGCGCGCCCAGATCCGCGCGCTCGGCCTGCTCAAAGCCGCCGCGGCGCGGGTCAACGCACGGTTCGGGGTGCTCGACGACGACCTGGCCGCCGCGATCGCGGCGGCCGCCGACGAGGTCGCCGCGGGCGAGCACGACGCGCACTTCCCCATCGACGTGTTCCAGACCGGGTCCGGCACCTCGTCGAACATGAACGCCAACGAGGTCATCGCGACCCTGGCGAGCCGCGCGCTGGGCACCGACGTGCACCCGAACGACCACGTCAACGCCTCGCAGTCGTCGAACGACACGTTCCCGACGACGATCCACATCGCCGCGACCGAGGCCGTGCTCACCGACGTCGTCCCGGCGCTGACGCACCTCGCCGAGACGATCGAGCGGCGCGCCGGGGAATGGCAGGACATCGTCAAGTCCGGCCGCACGCACCTGATGGACGCGGTGCCGATCACGCTGGGCCAGGAGGCCGGGGCGTGGGCGGCGCAGGTCCGCTTCGGCATCGAACGGCTGGAGTCCGGACTGGGCCGGCTGGGCGAGCTGCCGATCGGTGGTACCGCGGTCGGGTCCGGGCTGAACGCGCCGGAGGGCTTCGGCGCCGCCGTGGCCGAGGAGCTGGCGACGGTCACCGGGCTGCCGCTGACCGAGGCGCGCAACCACTTCGAGGCGCAGGCCAGCCAGGACAGCGTGGTCGAGACCTCCGGTCACCTGCGGACGGTCGCGGTGTCGCTGGCCAAGATCGCCAACGACCTGCGCTGGCTGGGTTCCGGTCCGCGCACCGGTCTGGCCGAGCTGCAGCTGCCCGACCTGCAGCCGGGCTCGTCGATCATGCCGGGCAAGGTCAACCCGGTGATCCCGGAGGCGACGCTGCAGGTCGTCGCGCAGGTCATCGGCAACGACGCGGCCGTGGCCTACGCCGGTTCGCAGGGCAATTTCCAGCTCAACGTGAACCTGCCGGTCATCGCCCGGAACGTGCTGGAGTCGGCGCGCCTGCTGGCCGCGGTGTCCCGGCTGCTGGCCGACAAGGTGATCGCCGGGATCACGGTCAACGGGGAGCGCACCCGGGCCTACGCCGAGGGCTCCCCGTCGATCGTGACGCCGCTGAACAAGTACATCGGTTACGAAGAGGCCGCCGCGGTCGCGAAGCAGGCGCTCAAGGAGCTGAAGACGATCCGCGAGGTCGTGGTCGAGCGCGGCTACATCGAGCAGGGCAAGCTGACCGAGGCCCAGCTCGACGAGGCCCTCGACGTGCTCCGGATGGCGCGCGGCGGCAGGTGA